The Cyprinus carpio isolate SPL01 chromosome B17, ASM1834038v1, whole genome shotgun sequence genome has a window encoding:
- the lgals3b gene encoding galectin-3b: MDLSDALDFSQQNNQQAGGPVWPGQPANPTWPGQPANPTWPGQPANPTWPGQPANPTWPGQPNQPAWPGQPGQPGQPTAPGWPGPAPPTGPYGAPGQAPRALTVPFDLPLQSGIYNKMLITIVGEVKPNAKHFTVNLNRGNDIAFHLNPRFNEDGRQVIVRNSLIGNQWGKEERELPFFPFVQGKPFELKILCTDTEFKVAANKSHLLEFKHRIRDLNQIRALSIFSDVTLSSVNVETLQ; the protein is encoded by the exons ATGGAT CTTTCAGATGCCCTTGACTTCTCACAGCAAAATAATCAGCAGGCAGGAGGCCCAGTATGGCCCGGCCAACCAGCCAACCCCACCTGGCCTGGTCAGCCTGCTAACCCCACCTGGCCTGGTCAGCCTGCTAACCCCACCTGGCCTGGACAGCCTGCTAACCCCACCTGGCCTGGACAGCCAAACCAACCAGCATGGCCTGGACAGCCTGGACAGCCTGGGCAGCCTACAGCTCCTGGGTGGCCTGGACCTGCACCACCAACCGGCCCTTATGGTGCTCCTGGCCAAGCTCCAAGAGCACTA actgtGCCATTTGACCTGCCGCTACAAAGTGGGATCTATAACAAGATGCTCATCACCATCGTTGGAGAGGTCAAACCTAACGCTAAACA TTTCACAGTTAATTTGAACAGAGGCAACGACATTGCGTTTCATCTAAACCCTCGCTTCAATGAAGACGGAAGGCAAGTGATTGTACGAAACAGCTTGATTGGAAACCAGTGGGGCAAAGAAGAGCGCGAGCTCCCCTTCTTCCCTTTTGTCCAAGGAAAGCCTTTTGAG CTGAAGATCTTATGCACTGACACTGAATTCAAAGTGGCTGCGAACAAATCGCACCTTCTGGAATTCAAACATCGGATCCGTGATCTCAACCAGATCAGAGCTCTTAGTATCTTCAGTGATGTCACCCTCAGCTCTGTAAATGTGGAGACACTGCAGTGA